In one window of Mesotoga infera DNA:
- a CDS encoding PHP domain-containing protein, translating into MFVDFHCHSDHSDGTSSVAGIIEESLEKRITALSITDHDTLAGQAEASDLSSQMGIRYVRGVEISCDFHETLDILGYGMVSSVVSIENQLKEVRLKRDLRNTRILSRLRSLGVHITDEELEYSFPGESLGRPHIANLIVKKGYADSIEEAFSQFIGREGRAYVEKEKLSIKAAIELILSAEGIPVLAHPLSMTLDRDRTMEMVRTMKSYGLKGIEVFYKTYDLETRNDLLEISKELDLIATGGSDYHGEHKKNLELGVEIPDNFVCSFLESLPTHDRFDDQDL; encoded by the coding sequence ATGTTTGTTGATTTTCACTGTCATTCAGACCATTCAGACGGAACCAGCTCGGTTGCTGGGATAATTGAAGAATCACTCGAGAAGAGAATTACCGCTCTCTCGATAACAGATCATGACACTCTTGCCGGTCAAGCTGAAGCAAGCGATCTTTCTTCTCAGATGGGAATAAGATACGTAAGAGGAGTGGAGATCAGCTGTGATTTTCACGAGACTCTTGACATTCTTGGTTACGGTATGGTTTCATCGGTCGTCTCTATCGAAAACCAGTTGAAAGAAGTCAGACTGAAAAGAGATCTAAGGAATACCAGAATTCTCTCAAGGCTGAGATCTCTTGGAGTTCATATAACAGATGAAGAACTTGAATATTCTTTTCCTGGCGAGAGTCTCGGAAGGCCTCATATAGCGAATCTTATTGTGAAGAAGGGGTACGCTGATTCCATAGAAGAGGCCTTTTCTCAGTTCATCGGGAGAGAGGGAAGAGCATACGTAGAGAAAGAAAAGCTGTCGATAAAAGCCGCCATAGAACTCATCCTTTCTGCCGAGGGCATTCCAGTCCTGGCTCACCCTCTTTCCATGACTCTCGATCGTGATCGGACCATGGAGATGGTAAGAACAATGAAATCTTACGGTCTGAAAGGAATCGAGGTGTTTTACAAGACGTACGATCTGGAGACAAGGAATGATCTTCTTGAGATCTCGAAGGAACTTGATCTAATTGCCACAGGCGGCAGCGATTACCATGGAGAACACAAAAAGAATCTTGAACTCGGTGTTGAGATCCCTGATAACTTTGTCTGCAGCTTCCTTGAATCTCTACCCACCCACGATCGCTTTGATGATCAAGACCTCTGA
- a CDS encoding serine/threonine protein kinase, protein MMTIEYYLSEGTILKKRYKVIEPLGRGGFGLTYLCSDFHKGNNVAVKEFFPRGVEREGNNVRPVSDDLREIYFDKLSSFSEEFTIMSRIEDDRVVKVLDLFTENNTAYYVMEFISGKTLKDTVKNEGVMNDGKAFEMVDSILEGVSSIHERGYIHGDLKPTNVMLTDDGKIKVMDFGAACLKDVYLMNSLSKVVSLSYTCPEKFFSSSPPNYSWDVYSVGGILFFLVSGEDPVPSTERVKGVPLIFDTFSRRARRILDKSMALLSEKRYSDAVAFRKALKSRFFGL, encoded by the coding sequence GTGATGACAATAGAATACTACCTCAGTGAAGGGACAATTCTGAAGAAACGTTACAAAGTTATCGAGCCGTTGGGTAGGGGTGGGTTCGGTTTAACTTATCTATGCTCTGACTTTCACAAGGGAAATAATGTCGCAGTGAAAGAGTTCTTCCCAAGAGGCGTAGAAAGAGAAGGCAACAACGTTAGACCGGTTAGCGATGACCTGAGAGAGATCTATTTCGACAAGCTCTCTTCCTTCTCCGAAGAATTCACGATAATGTCCAGAATCGAAGATGACAGAGTTGTTAAGGTTCTAGATCTTTTCACAGAGAATAACACCGCTTACTATGTGATGGAGTTCATAAGTGGAAAGACTTTAAAGGACACAGTAAAGAACGAAGGTGTGATGAACGATGGAAAGGCTTTTGAAATGGTGGACAGCATACTTGAAGGAGTATCGTCTATTCACGAAAGAGGTTATATTCACGGCGACTTAAAACCTACCAACGTAATGCTGACAGATGATGGAAAAATAAAAGTGATGGATTTCGGCGCAGCCTGTCTAAAGGATGTGTACCTTATGAATTCCCTCTCTAAAGTAGTCTCCCTCAGTTATACGTGTCCTGAGAAATTCTTTTCTTCATCGCCGCCGAACTATTCATGGGATGTGTATTCAGTTGGGGGGATTCTATTCTTTCTGGTGAGCGGAGAGGATCCTGTTCCATCGACGGAAAGAGTTAAGGGAGTACCACTAATCTTCGACACATTTTCAAGAAGGGCCAGGCGAATTCTCGACAAATCAATGGCATTGCTCTCGGAGAAAAGATACTCCGATGCAGTCGCTTTCAGAAAGGCCTTGAAGTCCAGATTCTTTGGACTTTGA
- a CDS encoding bifunctional enoyl-CoA hydratase/phosphate acetyltransferase — protein sequence MRSFSELISLAKAKGPRRVVLVGSEDREAVKALKFAFDEGIAVPVFVGDEERTNEILEEEGLKGEVVGASSSEEVCEKGIRLVNSGYADIVLKGLVKTSTLLKAVLNKEWGLRSGKILSHIAALEVPAIDRIVFITDGGMVIRPDLPTKISIIENAVSFLKSLDYEKPKVALVAAVETVNENMPETLEAAVISKMGQRGQITDCEIDGPLGIDNALSSFAAEIKKVTGPVAGRADLLVVPDIASGNFLGKSAVYFAGGKIAGLILGASAPIVIVSRADSSPSKLASIALASYSLGDNNESGV from the coding sequence GTGAGAAGTTTTTCTGAGCTTATTTCCTTGGCTAAGGCTAAGGGTCCACGAAGAGTTGTGCTTGTTGGTTCGGAAGACAGAGAAGCAGTCAAAGCCCTGAAATTTGCGTTTGATGAGGGAATCGCGGTGCCAGTCTTCGTAGGCGATGAAGAAAGAACGAATGAAATCCTTGAAGAAGAAGGGCTAAAGGGAGAAGTTGTGGGTGCTTCAAGTTCCGAGGAAGTATGCGAGAAGGGTATCAGACTGGTGAACTCCGGATATGCCGATATAGTTTTGAAAGGCCTTGTCAAGACCTCTACACTGCTAAAGGCAGTTCTCAACAAAGAATGGGGGCTGAGATCCGGAAAAATTCTGAGCCATATTGCCGCTCTTGAAGTCCCGGCAATTGATAGAATTGTCTTCATTACAGACGGTGGAATGGTAATTCGGCCAGACCTGCCGACCAAAATATCTATAATCGAAAACGCAGTATCCTTTTTGAAGTCACTGGATTACGAAAAGCCAAAAGTCGCATTGGTAGCGGCTGTTGAGACAGTAAATGAAAACATGCCGGAAACCCTTGAGGCAGCAGTGATCTCGAAGATGGGCCAGAGGGGACAGATAACAGATTGTGAGATAGATGGGCCTCTTGGAATCGATAATGCATTATCGTCGTTCGCAGCGGAAATAAAAAAGGTTACCGGTCCAGTTGCTGGCAGGGCTGATCTACTTGTTGTGCCCGATATTGCCAGCGGAAATTTCCTTGGGAAATCCGCCGTCTACTTTGCAGGTGGTAAAATTGCAGGGCTTATTTTGGGTGCCTCGGCACCGATTGTTATTGTATCCAGGGCCGACTCATCTCCCTCGAAACTCGCATCGATAGCTTTGGCAAGTTACTCATTAGGAGATAACAATGAAAGTGGTGTTTGA